A section of the Halopiger aswanensis genome encodes:
- a CDS encoding Brp/Blh family beta-carotene 15,15'-dioxygenase, whose product MQTVLLRQRSRLSLERLGIQGSRIALLALVLGFGLGAVAGWSLSLEAQLLVYLVGMIGLNLPHGGYEHVVNLRGRGVRFGVRYVALYLLCLAAFVAAFFLTPIVALGIGFTAAIAKAGYGDLRVLDAIAGRNRLEGRPRRTRRILAGFVRGGSVLIVPLLAHPGPFYGTAAYIASVVDPGAAVVLRESLPAVRLLVGAVFGTAIVGYVTLGTVDAIRSLEREPARSRSWLSDAAETTLLLTYFVVVPPIVAVGLYFPLWYSLRQLARERLATRPGPNAVESSRRATAGAVLAVGAATAAVAGLLWILVPNPLGGGELLPGLVAFYTLFVCLIALPHVAVGEWFDRRGGIWYVRQS is encoded by the coding sequence ATGCAGACCGTGTTGCTGCGACAACGGTCCCGTCTGTCGCTCGAACGTCTCGGCATCCAGGGGTCGCGGATCGCGCTGCTTGCGCTCGTTCTCGGATTCGGCCTCGGCGCTGTCGCCGGGTGGTCACTTTCGCTCGAGGCGCAACTGCTCGTTTACCTCGTCGGAATGATCGGGCTGAACCTTCCCCACGGCGGGTACGAGCACGTCGTCAACCTCCGCGGGCGCGGCGTTCGGTTCGGCGTCCGGTACGTGGCGCTGTACCTGCTCTGTCTGGCCGCGTTCGTCGCGGCGTTCTTTCTCACGCCGATCGTCGCACTGGGGATCGGCTTTACCGCTGCGATCGCGAAGGCCGGCTACGGCGATCTGCGGGTGCTCGACGCGATAGCGGGGCGCAATCGGCTCGAGGGACGACCACGCCGTACTCGGCGAATTCTGGCCGGTTTCGTCCGCGGCGGCAGCGTGCTGATCGTCCCGCTGCTGGCTCATCCGGGACCGTTCTACGGGACCGCGGCGTACATTGCGAGCGTCGTCGATCCCGGTGCGGCGGTCGTCCTCCGCGAATCGTTGCCGGCCGTCCGATTACTGGTCGGCGCCGTGTTCGGAACGGCGATCGTCGGATACGTCACACTCGGTACCGTCGACGCTATTCGATCGCTCGAGCGCGAGCCCGCCCGTTCGCGGTCGTGGCTCTCCGACGCGGCCGAAACGACGCTCCTGCTGACGTACTTCGTCGTCGTCCCGCCCATCGTCGCGGTCGGACTGTACTTCCCGCTGTGGTACTCGCTGCGACAACTCGCGCGCGAGCGATTGGCGACGCGGCCCGGACCGAACGCTGTCGAGTCCTCGAGACGCGCGACCGCCGGCGCCGTCCTCGCAGTTGGCGCGGCGACCGCGGCGGTCGCGGGGCTCCTCTGGATTCTCGTCCCGAATCCGCTCGGCGGCGGCGAACTCCTGCCGGGACTGGTCGCCTTCTACACGCTCTTCGTCTGCCTCATCGCCCTGCCCCACGTCGCCGTCGGCGAGTGGTTCGATCGCCGCGGCGGGATCTGGTACGTTCGGCAGTCGTGA
- the rpl12p gene encoding 50S ribosomal protein P1: MEYVYAALILNESGEEINEDNLTDVLDAAGVDVEESRVKALVAALEDVDIDEAVEEAAAVPAGGAAAGGAAAGGAEGGAEEEEAEETSDVPDTTDEDEDDDEDEGAGGEGLGELFG; encoded by the coding sequence ATGGAATACGTATACGCTGCACTCATCCTGAACGAATCGGGCGAAGAGATCAACGAAGACAACCTCACCGACGTGCTCGACGCCGCTGGCGTCGACGTCGAAGAGTCCCGTGTCAAGGCGCTCGTCGCCGCACTCGAGGACGTCGACATCGACGAAGCGGTCGAGGAAGCCGCTGCCGTCCCCGCCGGCGGAGCCGCCGCGGGCGGTGCCGCTGCGGGCGGCGCCGAAGGCGGTGCCGAGGAAGAAGAAGCCGAAGAAACCAGCGACGTCCCGGACACGACGGACGAGGACGAGGACGACGACGAAGACGAGGGCGCCGGCGGCGAAGGCCTCGGCGAGCTCTTCGGCTAA
- a CDS encoding 50S ribosomal protein L10, which produces MSAQAERKTENLPQWKREEVDELADLLADYESVGIVGLTGIPSKQLQDMRRDLYGTAELRVSRNTLQIRALEDAGYDDLVEHVEGHVGLIATNDNPFTLYKELEASKTPAPINEGEVAPNDIVIPEGDTGIDPGPFVGELQSIGANARIEDGSIQVMEDSTVLEAGEEVSADLANVLNELGIEPKEVGLDLRAVIADGVLFDPEDLDIDVEAYESDIATAAARARNLAINAEYPTAATAPTLIAKATGEAKSLGLQAAIEDEALMPDLVSKADAQVRALAAQIDDEEALPEELQDVEAPAAEADAEAAAEDEGEDESADEEDDSEAEDADTDDDEDDGDGAAGLGEMFG; this is translated from the coding sequence CAGGCTGAACGCAAAACCGAGAACCTTCCCCAGTGGAAGCGAGAAGAGGTCGACGAACTCGCCGACCTGCTCGCCGACTACGAGAGCGTCGGCATCGTCGGCCTCACCGGTATCCCCTCGAAGCAGCTGCAGGACATGCGCCGCGATCTGTACGGCACCGCAGAGCTGCGCGTCAGCCGCAATACCCTGCAGATCCGCGCGCTCGAGGACGCCGGCTACGACGACCTCGTCGAACACGTCGAGGGCCACGTCGGCCTGATCGCGACGAACGACAACCCCTTCACCCTCTACAAGGAGCTCGAGGCGTCCAAGACGCCCGCTCCGATCAACGAAGGGGAAGTCGCCCCGAACGACATCGTCATCCCCGAGGGTGACACCGGGATCGATCCCGGTCCGTTCGTCGGCGAACTGCAGAGCATCGGCGCGAACGCGCGCATCGAGGACGGTTCGATCCAGGTCATGGAGGACTCGACGGTCCTCGAGGCCGGCGAGGAAGTCTCTGCGGATCTGGCCAACGTCCTCAACGAACTGGGTATCGAGCCCAAGGAAGTCGGGCTCGACCTGCGCGCCGTCATCGCCGACGGCGTGCTCTTCGACCCGGAGGACCTCGACATCGACGTCGAGGCCTACGAGAGCGACATCGCGACGGCCGCCGCTCGCGCACGGAACCTCGCGATCAACGCGGAGTACCCGACCGCGGCGACGGCGCCGACGCTTATCGCCAAGGCCACGGGCGAGGCCAAGAGCCTCGGCCTGCAGGCCGCGATCGAGGACGAAGCCCTCATGCCCGACCTCGTCAGCAAGGCCGACGCACAGGTTCGTGCGCTCGCCGCCCAGATCGACGACGAGGAAGCCCTGCCCGAGGAACTGCAGGACGTCGAGGCGCCCGCTGCCGAAGCTGACGCTGAAGCGGCCGCCGAGGACGAGGGCGAGGACGAATCGGCAGACGAAGAGGACGACTCCGAGGCCGAGGACGCCGACACCGACGATGACGAAGACGACGGTGACGGCGCAGCCGGTCTCGGCGAGATGTTCGGCTAA